In a genomic window of Arthrobacter woluwensis:
- a CDS encoding acyl-CoA carboxylase subunit beta — protein MSHDLATTAGKIADFRDRQAQALVPSGQEAVEKQHARGKNTARERIDLLVDEGSFVEFDALATHRSTAFGMEKKKPLGDGVVSGYATVDGRLVALYSQDFSVYGGSLSQVNGEKIVKVQEFALRNGCPVIGINDGGGARIQEGVASLAMFADIFRNNVHASGVVPQISLIMGPCAGGAAYSPALTDYVVMVDKTSHMFITGPDVIKTVTGEDVDMETLGGARQHNATTGTSTYLASDEADAIEFVRELLDFLPSNNLAEAPILEHGQELEVDEDDLALDTLIPDSANHPYDMRRVIENVVDDGNFLEMQALYAPNVMIGYARIEGHTVGIVANQPMQFAGTLDIAASEKAARFVRHCDAFNIPIVTLVDVPGFLPGKDQEFQGIIRRGAKLLYAYAEATVPKLTVITRKAYGGAYIVMGSKKLGADLNLAWPTAQIGVMGAQGAVNILYRRDLAAVEAEGGDVEARRAELIRQYEDELLNPYQAAELGYIDAVIAPSETRTQLIRGLRALRDKRAGLPAKKHGNIPL, from the coding sequence ATGAGCCACGACCTTGCCACCACCGCGGGGAAGATCGCCGACTTCCGGGACCGTCAGGCTCAGGCCCTGGTCCCGTCCGGCCAGGAGGCCGTCGAGAAGCAGCACGCACGCGGCAAGAACACCGCCCGTGAGCGCATCGACCTGCTCGTGGACGAAGGGTCCTTCGTCGAGTTCGACGCCCTCGCCACGCACCGCTCCACCGCGTTCGGCATGGAGAAGAAGAAGCCTCTCGGCGACGGCGTGGTGTCCGGTTACGCCACCGTCGACGGCCGCCTCGTGGCCCTCTACAGCCAGGACTTCAGCGTCTACGGCGGCTCCCTGAGCCAGGTGAATGGCGAGAAGATCGTCAAGGTGCAGGAGTTCGCCCTGCGCAACGGCTGCCCCGTGATCGGGATCAACGACGGCGGTGGCGCCCGCATCCAGGAAGGCGTGGCCTCCCTGGCGATGTTCGCGGACATCTTCCGCAACAACGTGCACGCGTCCGGCGTCGTGCCCCAGATCTCGCTCATCATGGGCCCGTGCGCCGGTGGCGCCGCCTACTCCCCCGCCCTGACCGACTACGTGGTCATGGTGGACAAGACCAGCCACATGTTCATCACCGGGCCGGACGTCATCAAGACGGTCACGGGTGAGGACGTGGACATGGAGACCCTGGGCGGCGCGCGTCAGCACAACGCCACCACCGGCACCTCCACCTATCTGGCGAGTGACGAGGCGGATGCGATCGAGTTCGTCCGCGAGCTGCTCGACTTCCTGCCGAGCAACAACCTCGCCGAGGCCCCCATCCTGGAGCACGGCCAGGAGCTCGAGGTGGACGAGGACGACCTCGCCCTGGACACCCTCATCCCGGACTCCGCGAACCACCCCTACGACATGCGCCGCGTGATCGAGAACGTGGTGGATGACGGCAACTTCCTCGAGATGCAGGCGCTCTACGCCCCGAACGTCATGATCGGATACGCCCGGATCGAGGGCCACACGGTCGGCATCGTGGCCAACCAGCCCATGCAGTTCGCCGGCACCCTGGACATCGCCGCCTCCGAGAAGGCCGCCCGCTTCGTGCGGCACTGCGACGCGTTCAACATCCCGATCGTGACCCTGGTGGACGTGCCCGGCTTCCTGCCCGGCAAGGACCAGGAGTTCCAGGGCATCATCCGCCGCGGCGCGAAGCTGCTGTACGCCTACGCCGAGGCCACCGTGCCGAAGCTCACCGTCATCACCCGCAAGGCCTACGGCGGCGCGTACATCGTGATGGGCTCCAAGAAGCTCGGCGCGGACCTCAACCTCGCCTGGCCCACCGCTCAGATCGGCGTCATGGGCGCCCAGGGCGCGGTCAACATCCTCTACCGCCGCGATCTCGCGGCGGTAGAGGCCGAGGGCGGCGACGTCGAGGCCCGCCGCGCGGAACTGATCCGGCAGTACGAGGACGAGCTCCTCAACCCGTACCAGGCGGCCGAGCTCGGCTACATCGACGCGGTCATCGCCCCGAGCGAGACCCGCACCCAGCTCATCCGTGGTCTCCGGGCCCTGCGGGACAAGCGTGCCGGCCTGCCCGCCAAGAAGCACGGCAACATCCCGCTCTAA
- a CDS encoding PH domain-containing protein encodes MRKALLPGEQLICTTRPQARSLIWPVSAGILALAAASFAAAWVGRGNLNRLLPWLPQGSVPYLTLACVILGVAVLLLFTLPRVIAWNSTRYVLTSQRIMIVNGVLAKVTRQYLLASVQGVQTRQELLQRPLRSGTITLELRHGGFGVLSDVPEVETFRSFIQDALDDLPDGVIYPDDTIDDFHDPALPWELREGEE; translated from the coding sequence ATGCGTAAGGCCCTGCTTCCGGGGGAACAGCTCATCTGCACCACCCGGCCCCAGGCCCGCAGTCTGATCTGGCCCGTCAGCGCGGGGATCTTGGCTCTCGCGGCGGCGTCCTTCGCCGCGGCCTGGGTGGGCCGGGGCAATCTGAACCGTCTCCTGCCGTGGCTGCCACAGGGATCGGTGCCGTACCTGACGCTGGCGTGCGTGATCCTCGGCGTGGCCGTGCTGCTGCTCTTCACCCTGCCGCGGGTGATCGCCTGGAACAGCACCCGGTACGTGCTCACGAGCCAGCGGATCATGATCGTCAACGGCGTGCTCGCCAAGGTCACCCGGCAGTACCTGCTGGCGAGCGTCCAAGGCGTCCAGACGCGCCAGGAACTTCTCCAGCGGCCTCTGCGTTCGGGGACTATAACCTTGGAACTGCGGCATGGCGGATTCGGGGTGCTGAGTGACGTCCCGGAGGTGGAGACCTTCCGGTCCTTCATCCAGGACGCGCTGGATGACCTCCCGGACGGGGTCATCTATCCGGACGACACGATCGACGATTTCCACGACCCCGCATTGCCCTGGGAACTGAGAGAAGGTGAAGAGTGA
- a CDS encoding adenylate/guanylate cyclase domain-containing protein, with product MVPVPTTSLPQVGSVRELQRRLLGGDRTLRRREVASGVGVSLHSARKIWRALGFPNWGDQDVAFTESDQQALETIVGLVREGLLTEETAISIARSIGQMTDRMVVWQVEALVEDLMANQGIPDAEARQNIVEVLPALIDPLEQVLRYSWRRQLNAAVQRLSVRAASGLEASEEGREGDEDDAPLPLARAVGFADLVSYTSLSRRMNERTLAQLVQRFENKCAEIISVGGGRLVKTIGDEVLYVAETPTAGAEISLALSQAFEDDEILPKTRVALVWGRILSRMGDIYGPTVNLAARLTALAEPGTVLIDSLTASVLAGDERYILTPQEPENVRGFGEISPVLLERGAGLGLVVD from the coding sequence GTGGTGCCCGTGCCCACCACCTCCCTTCCCCAGGTCGGCTCGGTCCGCGAACTGCAGCGCCGGCTGCTCGGCGGTGACCGGACCCTCCGCCGTCGCGAAGTGGCCTCCGGCGTGGGCGTCTCGCTGCACTCGGCGCGCAAGATCTGGCGTGCTCTCGGTTTCCCGAACTGGGGGGACCAGGACGTCGCCTTCACCGAATCGGACCAGCAGGCGCTGGAGACGATCGTCGGCCTGGTGCGGGAAGGGCTCCTCACCGAGGAGACCGCGATCTCGATCGCCCGCTCCATCGGCCAGATGACGGACCGCATGGTGGTCTGGCAGGTCGAGGCCCTGGTCGAGGACCTCATGGCCAATCAGGGCATTCCGGACGCCGAGGCGCGGCAGAACATCGTGGAGGTGCTACCCGCCCTGATCGACCCGCTCGAGCAGGTGCTCCGGTACTCCTGGCGCCGTCAGCTCAACGCCGCGGTCCAGCGGCTCTCCGTCCGCGCCGCGTCCGGCCTCGAGGCGAGCGAGGAGGGGCGCGAAGGCGACGAGGACGACGCTCCGCTGCCGCTGGCACGCGCCGTGGGATTCGCCGATCTGGTCTCCTACACGAGCCTGTCCCGCCGGATGAACGAGCGCACGCTCGCGCAGCTGGTCCAGCGGTTCGAGAACAAGTGCGCCGAGATCATCTCCGTGGGCGGTGGCCGTCTGGTGAAGACGATCGGCGATGAAGTGCTGTACGTCGCGGAGACACCGACCGCGGGCGCCGAGATCTCCCTGGCGCTCTCCCAGGCCTTCGAAGACGATGAGATCCTGCCGAAAACCAGGGTGGCCCTGGTCTGGGGACGCATCCTGTCCCGCATGGGTGACATCTACGGACCCACCGTCAATCTGGCCGCGCGCCTCACCGCGCTCGCCGAACCGGGGACGGTGCTGATCGACTCCCTGACGGCGAGTGTGCTGGCGGGGGATGAGCGGTACATCCTGACCCCGCAGGAGCCGGAGAACGTGCGCGGATTCGGCGAGATCTCTCCGGTCCTGCTGGAACGTGGAGCCGGTCTCGGGCTCGTGGTGGACTGA
- a CDS encoding Ig-like domain-containing protein, whose protein sequence is MSPDGTSPDGISPGARIPSGKRRRFRLGRTGRRVLGVTSVTVVSLSLAAAAIAYPGFKTADVDLNDGGVWVTSNARNAVGRLNYASRVLDGAVTPASNSFDILQSRQNVLVQDGQGSALGQVNPATVRLTGDQKLAASSTSSIGGDVIAVADPSKGKVWAMKADALSGYSPDSAEPSVVGSAGIRAAVSSDGHVSVVDPEKGAVTQFSLDGSGTVTDRSSRDWSDLKGAGDIQLAVLGQKTVVLDPAKGKLFLPDGRSVTVQDARNARLQQSGPDADQVAVATPTALIVQPLDGGKATVVDAGGTGVAAAPVQQGGCIYSAWSGSNRYVRKCANPADDQQRDVPQASASPSFVFRVNRDLVVLNDINAGNVWLVNQNMLLVNNWDDVIPPKNTSQDADKDSADEVQQTTLPDRSKPNTPPVAKPDSYGVRAGRTTILSVLDNDSDADGDVLRVRAENQPSIGRVESIYGGTGFQVSVPADKHGSAEFKYMADDGRNGQAAAQVTLDVIPPEVNRKPQLKPGRIPTLILQQGKQLVQNVLPDFMDPDGDDMFLTGATSSNAGDVVRTRPDGQLTLQDAGSVPGKRTLTLRISDGRDTAEIRVTADVRPPSALAPLANADSVIVPAGQKITVAPLKNDVDPLGGSLRLARVAPDALSTAVIGADQQTFQFSSTLVGTHYVTYTVTNGPAAAQQLVRVDVVPSNADGPPIAVRDVAQLPSGGSTLVDVLGNDFDPAGGVLVVQSVTLPNGAPVSVSVLDHSVVRVTDLHAQGTVTLKYSISNGKASATGEIAVVVIPSPSKLPAPQAKDDEANVRVGDVVTIPVLANDVDPNGGKLTLDPKLAEVPDTADGRIFTSGNTIRFLAGPTPKTVYATYKVLNESGQADSAQLTIRIKARDDERNARPEPKNVTARVLAGMKIKIAIPLDGIDPDGDSVELVGVDKAPALGTAVVGEGVIEYIAGAASAGTDTFTYRVRDRIGAENTGTVIVGVAPAATVNQKPLAVDDFAEVKPGRRIAVDALANDSDPDGDPIALVKDRFESESGLNASATENGRVLLTAPGTEGTHNIRYSIVDDKGAQASAVVVLKVNPRAVPKAPIANDDHVTLAETLGKTAVDIPVLKNDSDPDGVTEDLKITFPDGNPNASLAPDGKVRVKLAENAQLIPYTVTDLDGLTATAIMHVPGQGKMPPALKNGQVVEVTAGQSVDLKLSDYVAVRSGRTPRITVAEKVRVLGASADKVVGSDGATLHYAALKDFVGPGSVTFEVTDGNGPDDADGLKSTLTILTKVKPDPNANHPPTFLGSPLDVPDGETVTLDLGRLAKDVDQGDQEKLRFALEGTPSGERFGIALEGSQLKVTGKAGTAAGARQVVGVTVTDGRSDPVRAEISLQAVASTRPLPVANDDVVDKADAGKPVTVKVTENDVNPFPGSPLKVVDAEVETGSASGAPVINGESLTVTPSADYRGVLVVRYSLEDKTQDPSRRATGRVKITVRAAPDAPSAPTATDVRNKTAVLHWSPPSDNGAPITKYTVRSSSGFTQDCTTTTCTLTGLTNNVPYRFTVIATNEVGDSKPSAESNEVRPDVKPNQPDAPTVKAGNQDMAISWAPAKTEGSPVESYNLEISPPPANGVGTKTGVTGLKYTWTGLTNGTEYRVRVQAVNKAPTPSDWSSYSASDHPAAPPAQPAAPTTRVLSAVGTTNQVAVDWVAPDPHGDPVKNYFVTRHGGGQADLTKTVSGSALSTEFQVSNQEADYTFTVQAENKAGKSPVSAPSAPRRAAGKLGAPQNVRATPANTGGNGHQLQVSFTPLDQAGRNGSTVSEVSYQYIVTSGSYRDSGPIPAGGGTIGGIPNGASAAVTVRADSTVAQSSDASEAASAKPYGAPGTPSANGQDGGDNDTSVVFTWNSPSSGTNDVAQTKININGGGWEVVAASGRRSYNTGAYSKTVSIQVQTVNSIGQPGSIGSANATSGRKRPTQWTMAIDTTTHTRSCSYVLNGIDWSDATHTCDGAGGFDSPWFKAGETFIAKCYVDFEYRYKADGGGTGSKGVTSWYRVEPGSSRNVGRYVPWGDTNFGPPGPQGVPPC, encoded by the coding sequence GTGAGCCCTGACGGAACGAGCCCCGACGGAATCAGCCCCGGCGCCAGAATCCCCAGCGGGAAGCGCCGGCGCTTCAGGCTCGGCCGGACCGGCCGTCGCGTGCTGGGGGTCACCTCGGTGACCGTCGTCTCGCTCTCCCTTGCCGCTGCGGCGATCGCGTACCCCGGCTTCAAGACCGCGGATGTGGACCTCAACGACGGCGGCGTCTGGGTGACCTCGAACGCCCGCAATGCGGTGGGCCGGCTGAACTACGCCTCCCGTGTGCTGGATGGCGCCGTCACCCCGGCCAGCAACTCCTTCGACATCCTCCAGTCGCGCCAGAACGTCCTGGTGCAGGACGGCCAAGGATCGGCACTGGGCCAGGTCAACCCCGCCACGGTGCGCCTGACCGGGGATCAGAAGCTCGCGGCCTCCTCCACCTCCTCGATCGGCGGGGACGTCATCGCGGTCGCGGACCCGTCCAAGGGCAAGGTCTGGGCCATGAAGGCGGATGCCCTGAGCGGGTACTCGCCGGATTCGGCGGAGCCTTCGGTGGTGGGCAGCGCCGGAATCCGCGCCGCGGTGAGCTCGGACGGCCACGTCTCCGTGGTGGACCCCGAGAAGGGCGCCGTCACACAGTTCTCCCTCGACGGGTCCGGCACGGTGACCGATCGCTCCAGCAGGGACTGGTCCGATCTCAAGGGAGCGGGCGACATCCAGCTGGCGGTGCTCGGGCAGAAGACCGTGGTCCTCGATCCCGCCAAGGGCAAGCTCTTCCTCCCGGACGGCCGCAGCGTGACCGTCCAGGACGCCCGGAACGCGCGACTGCAGCAGAGCGGTCCGGACGCCGACCAGGTGGCGGTGGCCACCCCGACGGCGCTGATCGTCCAGCCGCTCGACGGCGGCAAGGCCACGGTGGTGGACGCCGGCGGAACCGGCGTGGCCGCGGCGCCGGTACAGCAAGGCGGCTGTATTTACAGTGCGTGGAGCGGCAGCAACCGCTATGTGCGCAAGTGCGCCAACCCGGCCGATGACCAGCAGCGCGACGTCCCGCAGGCGAGCGCGTCGCCGTCGTTCGTGTTCCGCGTCAACCGCGATCTGGTGGTCCTCAACGACATCAACGCCGGCAACGTCTGGCTGGTGAACCAGAACATGCTCCTGGTCAACAACTGGGACGACGTGATCCCGCCCAAGAACACCTCGCAGGACGCGGACAAGGACTCCGCGGACGAGGTGCAGCAGACCACACTGCCGGACCGGAGCAAACCCAACACCCCGCCGGTCGCGAAACCGGACAGTTACGGCGTGCGCGCCGGCCGGACCACCATCCTGAGCGTTCTGGACAACGACTCCGACGCCGACGGCGATGTGCTCAGGGTGCGGGCGGAGAACCAGCCCTCGATCGGCCGGGTCGAGAGCATTTACGGCGGCACCGGGTTCCAGGTCTCCGTGCCGGCGGACAAACACGGCAGCGCCGAGTTCAAATACATGGCGGACGACGGCCGGAACGGCCAGGCGGCGGCCCAGGTGACCCTGGACGTCATCCCGCCGGAGGTCAACCGCAAACCTCAGCTCAAACCGGGACGCATCCCCACCCTGATACTCCAGCAGGGCAAGCAGCTCGTGCAGAACGTCCTGCCGGACTTCATGGACCCGGACGGGGACGACATGTTCCTCACCGGCGCCACCAGCAGCAACGCCGGCGACGTCGTGCGCACCCGCCCGGATGGTCAGCTGACCCTGCAGGACGCGGGCTCCGTCCCCGGCAAGCGCACCCTGACGCTGCGGATCTCCGACGGCCGGGACACCGCGGAGATCCGCGTGACGGCCGACGTCCGCCCGCCGAGCGCCCTCGCGCCGCTCGCCAACGCGGACTCGGTCATCGTGCCCGCGGGACAGAAGATCACCGTGGCGCCGCTGAAGAACGACGTCGACCCGCTCGGGGGTTCCCTCCGGCTCGCCCGCGTGGCGCCGGACGCTCTGTCGACGGCCGTGATCGGCGCCGACCAGCAGACGTTCCAGTTCAGCTCCACTCTGGTCGGCACCCACTACGTCACCTACACCGTGACGAACGGCCCGGCCGCCGCCCAGCAGCTCGTGCGCGTGGACGTGGTGCCGTCGAACGCGGACGGCCCGCCCATCGCGGTCCGTGACGTCGCCCAGCTGCCCAGCGGTGGCAGCACCCTGGTGGACGTCCTCGGCAATGACTTCGACCCCGCCGGCGGCGTGCTGGTGGTGCAGTCCGTGACGCTGCCGAACGGGGCGCCCGTCAGCGTCTCGGTCCTGGACCACAGCGTGGTCCGGGTGACGGATCTGCACGCCCAGGGCACCGTGACGCTCAAATACTCCATCTCCAACGGGAAGGCCTCGGCCACCGGGGAGATCGCCGTGGTCGTGATCCCTTCGCCGTCCAAGCTGCCGGCTCCGCAGGCCAAAGACGATGAGGCCAACGTCCGCGTGGGTGACGTGGTCACGATCCCGGTCCTGGCCAACGACGTGGACCCTAACGGCGGCAAGCTCACGCTCGACCCGAAGCTGGCCGAAGTGCCGGACACCGCCGACGGGCGGATCTTCACCTCCGGGAACACCATCCGGTTCCTCGCGGGTCCGACGCCCAAGACCGTCTACGCGACCTACAAGGTGCTGAACGAGTCCGGCCAGGCCGACTCGGCCCAGCTCACCATCCGCATCAAGGCCCGCGACGACGAACGCAACGCACGTCCGGAGCCCAAGAACGTCACGGCACGGGTTCTGGCGGGCATGAAGATCAAGATCGCCATCCCTCTGGACGGCATCGACCCGGACGGCGACTCGGTGGAACTGGTGGGCGTGGACAAGGCCCCCGCCCTGGGCACCGCCGTCGTGGGGGAGGGCGTCATCGAGTACATCGCCGGTGCCGCCTCCGCGGGGACGGACACGTTCACGTACCGGGTGCGGGACCGTATCGGAGCGGAGAACACCGGCACCGTGATCGTGGGCGTCGCGCCGGCGGCCACGGTCAACCAGAAACCGCTGGCCGTGGATGACTTCGCCGAGGTCAAGCCGGGCCGCCGGATCGCGGTGGACGCCCTGGCGAACGACTCCGATCCCGACGGGGATCCGATCGCGCTCGTCAAGGACCGCTTCGAGAGCGAGTCCGGCCTCAACGCCTCCGCCACCGAGAACGGCCGGGTCCTGCTGACCGCGCCGGGCACGGAAGGCACCCACAACATCCGCTACTCGATCGTCGATGACAAGGGCGCCCAGGCGAGCGCCGTCGTCGTGCTCAAGGTCAATCCGCGGGCGGTGCCCAAGGCGCCCATCGCCAACGACGATCACGTGACCCTCGCCGAAACCCTCGGCAAGACGGCGGTGGACATCCCCGTGCTGAAGAACGACTCGGACCCCGATGGGGTGACCGAGGACCTGAAGATCACGTTCCCGGACGGCAACCCGAACGCCTCCCTGGCGCCGGACGGCAAGGTCCGCGTGAAGCTGGCGGAGAACGCGCAGCTCATCCCGTATACCGTCACGGACCTGGACGGGCTCACGGCCACCGCGATCATGCACGTGCCGGGCCAGGGCAAGATGCCGCCGGCGCTGAAGAACGGCCAAGTGGTCGAGGTGACAGCAGGTCAGAGCGTCGACCTCAAGCTGTCCGACTACGTGGCGGTGCGGTCCGGCCGGACGCCTCGCATCACCGTGGCGGAGAAGGTCAGGGTCCTGGGCGCCTCGGCGGACAAGGTCGTGGGGTCCGACGGCGCCACCCTCCATTACGCGGCGCTGAAGGACTTCGTCGGTCCCGGTTCGGTGACGTTCGAGGTGACCGACGGTAACGGCCCGGATGACGCCGACGGCCTCAAGTCCACGCTGACGATCCTCACGAAGGTCAAACCGGATCCCAACGCCAATCATCCGCCGACCTTCCTGGGAAGCCCCCTGGATGTGCCGGACGGGGAGACCGTCACCTTGGATCTCGGACGCCTGGCGAAGGACGTCGACCAGGGGGACCAGGAGAAGCTGCGCTTCGCCCTGGAGGGCACGCCCTCGGGCGAGCGCTTCGGCATCGCCCTCGAAGGATCCCAGCTCAAGGTGACCGGAAAGGCCGGAACCGCGGCCGGCGCCCGCCAGGTGGTGGGTGTCACGGTGACCGATGGTCGGTCCGATCCGGTCCGCGCCGAGATCTCGCTGCAGGCCGTCGCTTCCACGCGCCCGCTTCCCGTGGCCAATGACGATGTGGTGGACAAGGCCGACGCCGGGAAACCGGTCACGGTCAAGGTCACCGAGAATGACGTCAACCCGTTCCCCGGAAGCCCTCTGAAGGTGGTCGACGCCGAGGTGGAGACCGGCAGCGCGAGCGGCGCGCCCGTCATCAACGGGGAGTCGCTCACGGTGACCCCGTCGGCCGACTACCGGGGCGTGCTCGTGGTGCGGTACTCCCTGGAGGACAAGACCCAGGATCCGTCGCGCCGCGCGACGGGCCGCGTGAAGATCACCGTGCGTGCCGCGCCGGACGCGCCGTCCGCGCCGACCGCCACCGATGTGCGGAACAAGACGGCCGTGCTTCACTGGTCGCCGCCGTCGGACAACGGCGCGCCCATCACGAAGTACACGGTGCGCTCCAGCAGCGGCTTCACCCAGGACTGCACCACCACCACGTGCACGCTGACGGGTCTCACCAACAACGTGCCGTACCGCTTCACCGTGATCGCCACGAATGAGGTGGGTGATTCGAAGCCGTCGGCCGAGTCCAACGAGGTGCGCCCGGATGTGAAGCCGAATCAGCCGGACGCGCCGACGGTCAAGGCCGGCAACCAGGACATGGCGATCTCCTGGGCCCCTGCCAAGACCGAGGGGTCGCCGGTGGAGAGCTACAACCTGGAGATCTCGCCGCCGCCCGCCAACGGCGTCGGCACCAAGACCGGCGTCACCGGCCTCAAGTACACCTGGACCGGGCTGACCAACGGCACCGAATACCGGGTCCGTGTGCAGGCCGTGAACAAGGCTCCGACCCCGTCCGACTGGAGTTCGTACTCGGCGTCCGATCACCCGGCCGCGCCGCCGGCACAGCCGGCGGCGCCCACCACGCGGGTGCTCTCTGCCGTGGGCACCACGAACCAGGTCGCCGTGGACTGGGTCGCCCCGGATCCGCACGGCGACCCCGTGAAGAACTACTTCGTGACCCGCCACGGCGGTGGCCAGGCTGATCTGACCAAGACGGTGTCCGGGAGCGCGCTCAGCACGGAGTTCCAGGTCTCGAATCAGGAGGCCGACTACACCTTCACCGTGCAGGCGGAGAACAAGGCCGGCAAGAGCCCCGTCTCGGCCCCCAGCGCTCCGCGCCGGGCCGCGGGTAAGCTCGGTGCGCCCCAGAACGTGCGGGCCACGCCCGCGAACACCGGGGGCAACGGGCACCAGCTCCAGGTCAGCTTCACTCCGCTGGACCAGGCGGGCCGTAACGGCTCGACCGTCTCCGAGGTGAGCTACCAGTACATCGTGACGTCCGGCTCCTACCGGGACAGCGGGCCCATCCCCGCCGGCGGCGGGACCATCGGCGGCATTCCGAATGGGGCCTCCGCCGCGGTCACCGTCAGGGCGGACTCGACGGTGGCCCAGAGCTCGGACGCCAGCGAGGCCGCCTCTGCCAAGCCGTACGGTGCCCCCGGCACGCCGAGCGCGAACGGCCAGGACGGGGGAGACAACGACACCTCCGTGGTGTTCACCTGGAACTCCCCCTCCTCCGGCACGAACGACGTGGCTCAGACGAAGATCAACATCAACGGCGGTGGCTGGGAAGTGGTCGCCGCCAGCGGGAGGCGCAGCTACAACACGGGCGCGTACAGCAAGACCGTCAGCATCCAGGTGCAGACCGTCAACTCGATCGGTCAGCCGGGGTCGATCGGGTCGGCGAACGCCACGTCAGGGCGTAAGCGTCCGACGCAGTGGACGATGGCGATCGACACCACCACTCACACCCGGAGCTGCAGTTATGTCCTGAACGGCATCGACTGGTCTGATGCGACTCACACCTGTGACGGCGCCGGCGGCTTCGACTCCCCGTGGTTCAAGGCCGGTGAGACCTTCATCGCCAAGTGCTACGTGGACTTCGAATACCGCTACAAGGCCGACGGCGGCGGAACCGGATCCAAGGGTGTGACCTCGTGGTACCGGGTCGAGCCGGGGTCGTCCCGGAACGTCGGCCGGTACGTCCCGTGGGGCGACACGAACTTCGGACCTCCCGGGCCCCAGGGCGTCCCGCCCTGCTAG